TGCCGTTGAGGGCGATGAGGGCGAGGGCTTCGGCGTGATCGTCGACGTAGAGCCAGTCGCGCATGTTCGAGCCGTCGCCGTAGACGGGGAGGGGTTTGCCGTCGAGGGCGTTGAGCAGGATGAGGGGGATGAGTTTTTCGGGGAACTGCCACGGGCCGTAATTGTTGGTGGTGTTGGAGACGATGGTGGGCAGGCCGTAGGTGTGGTGCCAGGCGCGTACCAGATGGTCGGAGGCGGCTTTGCTGGCGGAGTAGGGGCTGCGGGGGTCGTAGGGGGTGGTTTCGGTGAAGGGCGGGTCGTTGGCTTCGAGGGCGCCGAAGACTTCATCGGTTGAGATATGGTGGAAGCGGAAGGCGGATTTACGGGGTTCGGGCAGGGCGGCCCAGTAGGTGCGGGCGGCTTCCAGCAGGATGAAGGTGCCGGTGATGTTGGTGTTGATGAAGTCGGCGGGTCCGTCGATCGAGCGATCGACGTGGGATTCGGCGGCGAGGTGCATGATGAGGTCGGGCTGGTGGGTGGCCAGGGCGCTGCGCATGGCTTCGGCGTCGGTGATGTCGGCGCGGATGAGGGTGTGGCGCGGGTCGGAGCGGGCTTGATCGAGCGCGGCTTCGGAGGCGGCGTAGGTCATTTTGTCGATGTTGACGACGGTGTGGTCGGTCGTGGCGATGATGTGCCGGATCACTGCCGAACCGATGAAGCCGCAGCCTCCGGTGATCATGATATTCATGCCGAACCCCAGTTGTTCTGGTCTGTTGAGTCGTTTTGTCGTTGCAGCCGCAGGTGGAAGCCTTACGGCATATTAAGCAGGCCTCATCGAATTGTGCAACGCAGTGTCGAATTTTGCGACACCGAACCGATCGGCCAGGGTTTGGTGATCGGCGGTCTGGCGGGCGCGGGCGGTGGCGTCGAGGTCGAGGCGTTCGGCGGCGAGGGTGTGGATCAGGGCGATTTCGTCGAGGTGGCGTTCCGGGGCGAGGGAGGCGGTGATGCCGCGTTCGTGGCGGCGGTGGTGGTTGAGGGGTTCGGCGACCCAGGCGACGCTGCCGGGCTGGGTGGTGAGGATTTCGAGGTAGACCCGCCAGTCGCCGGCCAGTTT
This sequence is a window from Acidiphilium acidophilum. Protein-coding genes within it:
- the rfbB gene encoding dTDP-glucose 4,6-dehydratase, which produces MNIMITGGCGFIGSAVIRHIIATTDHTVVNIDKMTYAASEAALDQARSDPRHTLIRADITDAEAMRSALATHQPDLIMHLAAESHVDRSIDGPADFINTNITGTFILLEAARTYWAALPEPRKSAFRFHHISTDEVFGALEANDPPFTETTPYDPRSPYSASKAASDHLVRAWHHTYGLPTIVSNTTNNYGPWQFPEKLIPLILLNALDGKPLPVYGDGSNMRDWLYVDDHAEALALIALNGTPGATYAIGARQPRTNLDVVTTICNLLDQQHPDPAGPRTRLIRFVTDRPGHDFRYEIDPTTSESALHWHATHNFESGIARTIQWYLANTAWWHPIRTARYAGQRLGTAA